The genomic stretch TAGTACTCGTGCCATTCAGATACCACTTGCCCTGATGATCGTGGTGGCTGGTAATCTTGATTATGAAGGCTGTCCAAATGCTTGATAGCCGTCGGGAGGGCGGTGCATCCTACCAAACGGCAACCAGACACTGTATCTTAATATCCGTACGCCCTTCCCCCTCTCACAAAGTTTAAGGATTAAAAGACTTCTGCTATCGTAACAATTCACCTGCTATCCTTGCGTTATCTATACGTTTACCCGACAATAACAATGAGAATCAATTAAGCGCCTGGTGTCCTTTTATGGACCAAGAATCTGTCAACGAGGCAGTGACCTGAACGTCAGTCGTGATACAGCCAACATTCCCAAGGATCCTtatccttctcttcctctaaCTATCATGGCATCGCGCTCACCGTATCGTGGCCCTCGAAGAAAGTTGGTCCTTGCATTCGACGTTGGAACCACGTACAGCGGTATATCGTACAGGTATTGTTCTTGTCATTTATAAAACATCTTTCCCACATACTCATTTCAATCCAGTGTGCTTGATCCTGGGCAGATTCCAGAAATCAAGGGTGTTACGAGGTATGTGATGCCGTGAGACTAAACGGTGCATCATGAATGGCACGCTAGCGAACGCTTGGTGTCACTGACGACAACATCGATCGCCCAGATTCCCCGCACACGAACACATTAGTGGCGCTTCAAAGATACCTACAGTCATTTACTATGATCGTAAAGGTGTTGTTCGCGCTGTGGGGGCCGAAGCGATGCGAGAGGGTATCTTCGAAACAGCTGCTGAAGAAAATTGGATAAAAGCAGAGTGGTATGTATGGGGTATTCCACGATATTAGCATTGCATCTTAAAGATTTCAAGGTTCAAACTTCATCTACGCTCGAAAGTAGGAGCAGGAAAACATGTATCCGGCGACATCCCTCCTTTACCACTCAACATGGGTGTCGTCGAGGTCTTTGCTGACTTCCTCAAATacctgtttgaatgtgccTCGAGCTACATTCAGGACACGCACGCGAATGGGGTCAACCTTTGGGCTTCTGTATCTGGGCACATCGACTTTGTGCTTTCTCACCCCAATGGCTGGGAAGGAACACAGCAAAGCGAAATGAGGATGGCCGCTGTCCTTGCTGGTCTCGTCCCCGATACTGTAAGCGGCCATGCTCGCCTGTCATTCGTGACCGAGGGTGAAGCTAGTCTTCATTATGCTATTCATAATGGACTTCCTTCTGGTGCGATGAATGTGAGTGTCCTTTCTCTACGAAGGTTATTCGAACCGTCTCTAACATCATCGCAGAACGGAGATGGCGTTGTGATTGTGGACGCAGGAGGGGGCACCATCGATATAAGCTCATACAGTAAGAGCTCGCGGGGCGGCAAGGAAgtatttgaagaaattgCTGCGCCACAATGTCTGTTTCGATACTACTTCGACCCTTCTAGTGCTAATGATTGCTGTAGGTCATTTTCATGGCTCTGTCTTCGTCACTATCCATGCGAAATTATTCCTagagagtgagagtgtaTTACCTCCGGGATTTTCACAATATTGATATTTCCATGGCTCAGACTTCCTCTCTGATTCTCCTTTCGCGGATGACGTTGAACATATCGTGGGCTGTTTCGACAAGACGACAAAATTACGTTTTAGAGACGCTGCGGAAGCCCAGTATATCAGGTTTGGATCCACACGGGATAATGATGCCAACTATAACATTCGATTTGGACAGCTCAAGCTTCAAGGGTAAGCTCCGTTAGTCTAAGCTTCTTTCACCACTAAGTGATTGTAGTTCGGATGTGGCTTTGTTCTTCGAACCTTCAGTGGATTGTATCGTGAAGGCTGTTCTTGAGCAACGGAAATCAGCTCATAAGCCTATTTCGGTGAGTGCAAGTCAACGTGATGCTAGACGTGTTAAGTTGATCAGGTTGATCTTGGTTTAGCACGTTGTCCTGGTCGGAGGTTTTGCTGCGAGTGACTGGCTATTCAACAAGATCACTGAAGCCTTGACACCTTCGAAACTTAACATTATACGTCCTGAGAACCATGTGTACGTCGTCGTTTCTCATGACTCATGTACCGCTGACATAGTGTGAGCAGCAATAAAGCCGTCTCTGATGGGGCCATCTCATTCTACTTGGACCATTTTGTGCGTACTCGCGTGTCAAAGGTCACATACGGAAACTTTTGTCATATTCCGTTCGACCCTACTTCTCCCGAACATAAGCTTCGATCTGCATCTACCTTTATGTCTGTATCTGGGACCAAACGAATTAGCGATTCTTTTGATATTATTCTTCCCAAGGTAGGCGCACCAGAACAACAATCTATGTTGCCGAATGATAACAACTGAATCTATGGATAATAGAATACTCAAGTCACAGAAATGAAAGAGTTTAGGAAATCGTACTTCCGGGAATCAGAAGCAAGGAGCGAATTCAAAGCCGCCGTGTTTGCGGTATGGTGTTATCGAGGATTGGTTGCAGAACCCAGGTGGAAGGATGTAGACACCGGTGCGTTATTACGTAGAATACAATTTTTATAGCCTGACCTTCCACAGCAAATTATACCAAGCTCTGCACCATTGAGATCGACCTCTCAAATGTACCTCTTAGTCCTCGATCCAAGCCAAACTCTGCAGGAGTTTATTATAGACTGGATTACGATATTGTACTGCTTTTTGGATTAACAGAGCTAAAGGCTCAGGTAGCTTGGAAAGAAGGGGTAAGTACTTTCTTTGTCTCCGGGTATAATGGCTAATTGATCTTCTGTGCTGCTACTAGAATACGGAGAAGCGGTAAATTTCCTCGTAGATATTTGGAATTATTTATACTCACAAATCTGTGTTTAGGAGCGCGGCGAAAATTGTTTACGATCCCGATACCACAAATGATATTTGAATGATGTGTAACGTTTGAACTTTAAATCTCGCAGCTAAATGCTTTTGATGGTCAAATCTCTCTTTTATAAATCATTGTCTATATCTTTCATACAAACTGTTGTATTGACCTTACTCCTTGTGCCTGTCCTTTTGCATAGCTATCCtctcttttatttttttcctcGACGAAATGGGGTGAGTTGCATTCTAACTGCGCATCTACTTGCCAACTGGGATGGCCAATCGCAATTCAGATGGATCTTATCTTATCGTAAAACCTTAGTATCTAGTAGGTAGTTAGCGTAGAAAGGTGAGCGTCACTCACCCGTGCGTCTTGGCACCTAGattgcttgttgcacgataataaacagattcaaaaaaaagaaagaatgcATTGACCACCGCGATATGAGATGGCGAAAGGCGAAAAAATCTAGCCAGTTAAATTATCAGGTATCATACTACATAAGtagaaaataaagaaaaggTTTGCAGAATCAATGCCGAATCCTGCCGAATTTCCCAAGCCAATGCGAACTTTCCCGAGTAAAACATCTGGTTGGTACAACTCAAAAGTGTTTCTCTCTTTGCACCTGTTCTGCCTGTTCAACAACAGGCTCCCTTCGACCTCAAACTGTATCGCCGTCATCCTTAAAAGATGATTGTACTCAAGCTATCTCTTTCATAGGTCCAGGCTTAGGAGACCTGTTGATCATGAGGTGAGTCAACCCAAAACGCGACGATTGAAGTGGCAGGCACAGCCCAACGTGAACATAATTGACTGCCCGGCGTGCCTTGTTTAAAATCATAAAGCATTATCCGGTTTATCTTCGACATAACGGCTCTACTACACAGCTCCAAATAACAAGGACCTGTAAATTTTATCCATCATCCATTGCGTAGACGTGTGTCCTACATGCGACTACCAGGCAAACAGAACTTTACTTGTAAATAACCAGTGTAGGTTGTAATTCGCTGGCGTTGGATCAGGATGAAGCTGTGCATCAGACGTGGTTGTCTAAAAGTAGATCAGAGGCGATGGCACCCGTGGAAAACCAGGATAAGGCTGAGCGCCTAACATCCAagccttcttctccttcaccACCATGTCCTCTCGTTCTGCTTACAAAGGAACTCGCCGTCGACTTGTTCTAGCATTTGATATCGGCACCACATACAGTGGCATCTCTTACAGGTCCTCCCTTGCTCTACTAAGTCACATAACGACGTCAACTCAAGGCTCTTTCACAGTATTCTCGATCCTGGTCAAGTACCACAGATCAAAGGAGTTACCAG from Psilocybe cubensis strain MGC-MH-2018 chromosome 2, whole genome shotgun sequence encodes the following:
- a CDS encoding Heat shock 70 kDa protein 12B, producing the protein MASRSPYRGPRRKLVLAFDVGTTYSGISYSVLDPGQIPEIKGVTRFPAHEHISGASKIPTVIYYDRKGVVRAVGAEAMREGIFETAAEENWIKAEWFKLHLRSKVGAGKHVSGDIPPLPLNMGVVEVFADFLKYLFECASSYIQDTHANGVNLWASVSGHIDFVLSHPNGWEGTQQSEMRMAAVLAGLVPDTVSGHARLSFVTEGEASLHYAIHNGLPSGAMNNGDGVVIVDAGGGTIDISSYSKSSRGGKEVFEEIAAPQCHFHGSVFVTIHAKLFLENFLSDSPFADDVEHIVGCFDKTTKLRFRDAAEAQYIRFGSTRDNDANYNIRFGQLKLQGSDVALFFEPSVDCIVKAVLEQRKSAHKPISHVVLVGGFAASDWLFNKITEALTPSKLNIIRPENHVNKAVSDGAISFYLDHFVRTRVSKVTYGNFCHIPFDPTSPEHKLRSASTFMSVSGTKRISDSFDIILPKNTQVTEMKEFRKSYFRESEARSEFKAAVFAVWCYRGLVAEPRWKDVDTANYTKLCTIEIDLSNVPLSPRSKPNSAGVYYRLDYDIVLLFGLTELKAQVAWKEGNTEKRSAAKIVYDPDTTNDI